The Xiphophorus hellerii strain 12219 chromosome 7, Xiphophorus_hellerii-4.1, whole genome shotgun sequence nucleotide sequence TTCTCAAAACTTCAAGGAAAAAGAGTTGAGTTTCTGAGAAGAGATCAAATCTAGTCAAAACAATGTAGGTTAGTTCAAACCGCCCCACTGGAAATtgctcaaaaaagaaaacaggaggtGATTAGACTCTTTGTAACACAATGATGCATAAATCATGTTGCTGCCCTGGGATTTCTGTTTTACAGCGTACTACATAGTGAGACTTGACTAATCATTGACAACTTCACGTTCGACGGATATAGGTCTCGTGTGACGTCACACTTCCGGAACTTTGTAActggcagccatcttggtaggtatcCGTAACTAACTGTCATGATAGTTGTTATaaagttgctatgacaacaacaaaaaagccaCAAGCTAAGAATTAGCTCTTGACTCGTTCCTATCTAACTTATAAACAATATAAGTACATTGCAACTATTACTCTATTTTTGAGTAATAGTTGCAATGTACTCTATTTTTCGCACTAcgcttgcctaccaagatggcggttGAGGGGCAGGATCACTtccagttcagacttgtgggaacgATGTATTCTAGATAAGTGCAACAACACATCATTCTATTAAGTTTTGTGCTTTGCTGCCACACAATGGCAACTATTTTGAAAGAATTTTCCTCAAACTTTTCTAAAAGCCCATCAAATATTAGCCCCGTCTCTGAGTACAGGCTCCGCCCCTTACTTGTGTGGTCTGGTTGAGCGCAGCGCTTTCCTGCCATGGAGCCACGCTACCCGGCAGGGAGAACAGGATGCTCCCGTCTCTGACCACCAGCTCTGACACAAAGGTCACCTTAATGAGGACAGTGGCACCAGGCGGCAGGTTGCCCACGCTGATGGTGAACACATCCTGCAGAGAAGAACCAATCAGAAAGACTGGGATACGTTCCTGAAAACATCAGATGTTCTTGGACATACAGGAGCGTCCTGGTCCATGAGGTACGCTCCGTGGCCTTTGGCTATCGCCTGTTTGTACTCCTTACGAGCCGTCTCCTTCTCCTTCACCTGAAAACAGTAGCAGAACAGTCAAATTAAAAAGCAACCTGGGCTGCCATTGGACCTCCATTCTACACCACATGGATGCAGTAAGTGATACAAAAGAGGCCAAACCAAAGTGAGCAAGAACCAAATGCTGAGTTCATATACTCTAAAAGTTGCACATTATTTTTTGTAGGCAGACATTGGTGATTGGTTTcataatattattttcttttaaaaaaaaactttttttgagaAGGAGTTTCAATTAGGACTTCtactaacaaatatttttgcattctgATGATCATTACATAAATTCTGCAAATTGtacaaaatctgaaatacattaaaaatacaaataattaaattattttactttctgtCCCAAAATGCAGTAACAGCATTATTTTAGTGaagatttgatcatttgtagcaaataaTGCATCTTGTTATCATATCTCCTACACCAACATCTTTTTAACAATATGGccagaaaaagatttaaagaggagcagcaaaaccAAATGAGATGGATTAGCTATGCATGtcaaaaaaacttatgaaataacttgtaataaaatgtttttcagtctgaaatGAATCAATTGATTGACATAAGACCAAATTGATCCATTGTCAGTGCTGTCCAGTTGCTTTCTAAATTaggttgcattttgttttgtgaaatatttatctaaatatttcgCTTCAGATTACCTCTCCCACCACGTGCTTCCCATTGATGAAAGCTTCAAATCCGCACACGGCAGCTGAGTCGTCCAGCGGGAAGACGTACTTCGCCTCAATGGGCACTGAGCTCTGATTGGTGTATTTCTGGAAGATGATGACCTGACAGaggaaaaaatctgaatcagatccagaaccaggaTTAACGCGTCACCAAGCTGATCCAGGTGCTTCTCTTTCCGACCTGGGAGAGCAGATCCATCAGTTTGCACTTTACATGGACGGCCTGCAGGGGGAGCTGCTGGCCTGAACTGTCCAACAGTCCAGCTTTAACGTCCTCCAGAGGGTTCTTCACATTTTCTAGATCTTCTTCTACATGTTCTGAAGTGAGACCTGAGACAGAGTGGCTTGTCAGATGGGAATGTGTTTGAAAGCAGAAACCACAcagaagctttttattttatttttattaaaacttagTTTATGAAATCActagatttaatttttaattacattatttttccaGAAGCTGGATGGATTACTAATTATCTCAGGTCAATGCTTGCTATTAACCCACAGCAGAAATACACTAAGGCGTCTTAATTACTAAATTCTTTATAGATACATGGTTACTGCAACATTCActtaaatcaggggtgtccaaagtgcggcgcAGGTGCCTTTTGTGGCTCTCTGAATGGTTTTGAGTGGCTCCTCTATCAAAATTCTTGTAGAGTAGCAACAAAAATATGCTATCATGGCGACATATTGCCAGTATCTGCAGCTCACCTGGGTTCTTGGCAGACTCAATGGGTTCTGCAGTCAGGTTGATGTCCGGACTGAAAGTCTTCTGCTCGTCTCCTTCCTTTCTGAACTGAACTACATATTTTATCTTCACTTGGTCAATAGAGTAAACCACATACTCGTCATCCTGCAGCGCAGTCAGAAAACAGCAATCAGTTTCCTCAAGGTGCAGCAGAACTTTAACATGCTGAACATGCGATGGATATGCAGCTCTTCTGTTCCCACCTCAAAATCAGATGTAGTTTTCTTGGTTCGTCTGACTCCATGAACGCTGTGGTAGCCTTCAGGAGCCTTGGTAAGAGTCTGGTCTCTCTTATAGAGATCCTTACTAACTCCCAGAGCCACATCGCAGACCAGCAGGAGGCGCGATCCGTCTGTTTCACTGGGTTTGGCGTACTTCAGACTGGTGCTGAGAAAACAGAGAGAGCCTAGAGCACAGCAGGCAAACCAGAACATCTGAAACTGTTCTAACGTCGTTGTTTTCACACCAATAAACATGCAAGATGGATGAAGTTTGTTTACAAACCAACCTCAAAGCATCACCAAAGTAAATCCCGCTGCCAAGGTTCCCGACGTCCGTTCTCGTAATCCCATGATGCTCCACTCCCACATGGGGAAGCAGCAGACCTCTGAGGAACCAGATAGAGGGTCAAACTCGTGTTTTCACACATACATGAAACAAACGATGCCAAAATTAACTGTAGCATCGTTAACTAACTAAGCATAAGCGTTAGTTCTGTTAAAGCTCTAAACCAACACTgcatttagtggaagctaatgttaaagcgctacaccaatcTCATATTTGGTGGAAACTAATGTCAAAACATAAACGTAAAaccttataaataaataaataaaatgatatagtttaatatttttttagctctgCCCACTGCTCACCTGGACATGATTCCTACAAAGTTGCTGGGGCTGGATGAATGGAGGAGGGGTTTAACGTTCCCGATCTCGCTCTGAAACGTTTGAAGCTCCACCGCTCTGTTGACCCGCATGATCTGCTGGATCTGCACCGACCTGAAGACACACAGAGATGTTTGTTGTCTTGTTTCCAAAAAGGTTTATGTTGAGGATCTGtacctttatttattattaatttgataACTTGGCTGCaggtttgtgtatgtgtgtaaataggtatatattatttatgtatatatgcaGGTAGATGCgtatgtatatatgtgtgtgtgtgtatgtattacTTTCATCTGGTTCAGGAAATATTATTacaactattattattattgggtttttttttggaaaggaCACTGGAAAGAGGAAGACTATGTATGCtatgaattaatgaatggaaAAGGGGTATCATTAGATAAGTTAAACTTTATCATACTCCTTTTCAGACTCAGTCACTGAATAAGTGGAGTATTTACATGTACTTGAGTATGTAAATTTGATAGTAAGGTATTGTATTTACACTTAGAAATatgaaagtttttattattattattatgttttcttgGTGGAatatttgtctgaaataaattaccTGTCAGCCAGCAGGGCGGCGACgttctgaaacactgagctgCTGCGGGGAATGGCTTCGATGTGGCAGCGAAGAGCGCGGTACTTCCCCACGGAGGACGGCTTCGGGTCGTTCAAGGTCATCTCGCTCACATTCAGAACATCCCGGATTAACTGCAggaaaatcaatcaatcaagttagCCAAGCATTGGgggcctgcagggggcgctagCTAGAAAGATGGAgggaagaggagaaaaacaatttgctgcgataaatattaaataagtcacagtaataaataaattaattaattaattgactGACAAATTGAAATAAGCccaataatttctatttgcataaattattatttttctctcattcaACCAAAATCTGGGTGAcaaaaatgagattttagttgTCTTAGGGCCTCCAGTCACTGCAAAATCTGTTGGACAGTTTATCGTCCAACAagatttgttatcatgacaggcttgatattaaatattaattattttcttataataAAAAGAGGGGATTGTggtaaacaattttattttttactccaCCATAGTTGCCCTTTGTCACTGATTCAGCATCTTTGAATGCCttgcaaagtgctttataaatggCTTTTTATCAGGTAATGTATGACACAGACATCATATTAATAATGTTATAGAATATTATCTGATAATAAAACTGTCCACTACACAACTCGTGGCCAACTAAAATCCAAGGACATGAGGCAGCATTTagattaaacaaatgtaaaagttattaaatagaaagaaaaatactttctaATGTTGATGTGTCTTTACGTATTTTGTAGCATATTCAgccagaagctaatgctaatcaAAGTGTTTGGGAATCTCTGGTGTAAAAATCCCCCCATAAAGCTGTGCGTTAGCGGTACCTGACAGAGATCCAGCTTCTGAGACAGAAACCTGGCTGTAGGTGACTGAGGTCTGGGCTCCCGGTGAGGCAGCAGGGTGAAAACCTCGTCCAGGAGGGACGACGCCTCTTCCTCGTTTCCCTCCTTCAGTTTCCTCTGAGCCTGAAGCAGAAGGCCTTCAGCTCTGCTCACCTGAAATAGCAACAGCTTCATCAGGACGGAGCCTCGAATCTGACCCTGATTTGCCTGCAGATCAGTGCAAACCCACATCGTTCAGGCTGAGTCTGGAGATGGGGACTCTGAGGATGTTTCCAAGGCAACCGAGAGCTTCAGTCCACAGCAGCTCCACAAACGCCGCCACGTCTGGGGACAACTCATCGGAGTTCagtttctcctccagcagcagctgaaggtCATTCAGAGAGAAGATCAGAAACATCAAGGTCAGCAGGtgattaaaggtgacctattatgcttcctggAACAGGTTAGGAtcatacaaaacatgttcattacactTTAATGCGCAAAATCGTTCTGtgaaaatgagattttagttgtcttagggcctcctgtcactttaaatccaaagaaTCTGCTGCTGACCACatcccccaactcaacatttacactcaaacAGGAAattggctgcaaacagatgcacaattattcaaccatacatctttgaaaagcagaagtggagcctcctacACAACCAACAGGAATGCGGCAATAGTTTCTGGTCAACAGCAAATTCTTGTCTTTTTCATCAGCCATTGTACAGAACACACAGCAatgaaaccagctgaccaaatgtgctggaggttctcttgggttgctaggtgacaggagGAACTCTgatggggttgctaggtaatgagCAGcacctgctgatttgtgactaTATAGTCAGAAGCTTTTTGAAATGCCTCATTTtcaagacaccaaaaaacattaactcattgccaaaaaactgatttttgtaACACTTAGAAGCAGTTTAGACCCAAGTGCAAGagcaaaaatgtgcaaaatgtgatttGCACAATGTTGTACATTTAGGCTAATACTGCCGATATGGCTGATAACCGATTTAAATTATGTGTCATGGTTGTTTGAAAAAGCAGGGAGAGGAGGAACTGAATGTTGTTCACCCAGGGCACCTAACAGGCTAGGACTCCCCCTGCACAATGCCACATGTGATGCAGCGTGtatcagacctgctgcaggggAGCAGAGCCCAGGTGTGGCGCCTCAGCAGGTAAGCTGCTCATCCTCTGCAGCTCAGAGCGATCCAGTTCTTCACTCAGCGCCTTGTAAACGTCCAGAGCTTCTTCTGAAGTGGACAGGAACACCAGCCGATCCATCACAGCTGTCTTCTGTTGGAAAAACCATTTAAGACTGTTTTGTTCCAAAATGATTTTAAGGAAAATCCAGgagacaaaaagcagaaacatttaagaaataagTCAGGAACTTCTGATCTGAGTCAGCTTTTactaaaaaactgtttcaaagaCACCAAATATTTGGATCATTATGCATCTGTTGTACTGGAACACTGaaatgaggagaaaaatgtatcattttattACATATGCAGGATTAAAACAGCCATTACCTTATccaaatgtcaaatttctttgttttaaaatcctaTTGCAAATATTAATTTTGCACACATGAGCCCTGACAGTATGATGGAGAATTAGGATCAtgagaacaaataaaacaatacgaTATTGAGAATAAAGCCATAGaataacaagaataaagtcaaaataataagaaaatagaGTAATACAAGAAGAAAGTCAAAATAGTTCAAGAATAATTCATAGtaataccagaataaagtcatatttttagaataaagttgtagtattacaagaataaagtcatagtattatCACTGTGTGGtggtaattttatgactttattcttttatttttatttattctttactttCTTAGCACGGCCCAAATCCTCCGTCGTACTGACTGAGCAGAGCTCATCTGACGACTTAATGGTTTCATATATAAACATAATATAATGTATAATCTTTAAATATGTCTTAATGGTTTCATACATAAACATAATATAATGTATAATCTTTAAATATGTCTTAATGGTTTCATACATAAACATAATATAATGTATAATCTTTAAATATGTCTTAATGGTTTCATACCTTCGACACCACGTCGTCCTTCAGGTATCTGGCCACACGATAGCGCCGTCCCTGCTCACCTTTGGCGCTCTGCAGCTCCAACACGCAAAACCTGCTGCCGTTCTCCTGCAGACAAACCTCCATCAGTACGAATCCCAGcttcaaaacagaaatggaggATAAAACGTCTCCCTCACCTGTCCGAAAACGGAGTACTTCGCCACCTGGAAATCATCGGGGAATGCTGGGAGAGCAGAATCCGACTCTTTGTAGATTCTGGGTAAAATAATGAGTTGAGGGTTAAATGACAGTTTTCATTTCTTGCTAATTATTTACTAGAAACTCTGGGTGACCAATTCCAGCCTCAATATCGGTAGTTTGATCTGCAGTGTCTAATAAGTTAACAAGAGAGCTCACCGTCGCCCTGTGTGGAGGAAACTACCGCAGAAGACAGGATCAACGTTAGCTCCGCCCACTAGCTAACGACGGCTAACGCTCGTTAAATTAGAGAGATTTCAGACCAAACTAGAGATATAGAAGTCATTTTCCTCACCTAGAGTTTGtggtaaataaactgaaacaatttaattatactattgaagttattttttgcACTTTCCGGCGAAAATGTTGACTTTAGAATCATAGCTAACTCTgaataatttctattttcttgctgtttcaagcagccaatcagacttCAGGGTTTCTATTTAAATCGCTTCACTTCCGCTAAGTGAGTAAGATGGCGCAGGTTGacagtttaatttaaacattaaaaaattattaaataataaaacaactaTTAAAACACTTATTTAAGGGACATATAATTAATtctatatttaatcatttatttccagtttaaaaaaataacgatgcattaaaataataattttattagttatttaattattattatttcactcTCCAAATCTCCTTTAACCCAGGACGTCTATAGCCTTTATTGTAGCTTTCAACCTAAATCTCCCCTGTGAAAGTCAGataaaaagacttaaattcAGATTAAGTCAGAAGtttggatgatgatgatgatgatgatgatgatgatcccACCTGAacttctgattgtttttttcaacaGCTGGTCCCTCTGATGAGGTCGGACCTTCAGAAACAACaatagacacagaaacacattatTATTCCAAGTCTTAACTACAATCTGCAGGTTTTTAGACAAAGATTGTTCAATAAAAATGCTATGGTCAGGtccaaaacacaacatctttCTCTTAGACTGAGGAaggaaaaatatcagaaaattaaATTCCTGTCCGTCTCTAAACCTTCACAAATGATTGTACTACTTGTAGCCCTTCTACAATATCTTTGTACATGTTTTGAGACCTTTATAAGTTAGTGGAGCTCTCTGCGGTGACTTccagggaggaggaggatctaGAGATGATGAAGTGTCCATCTTGTACTCGTCCAAAGACAGAAGAACGCCTCTCTCCACACATTTATACAGATAATCAAAGCCGACCACCGGCGTCTGGTTCTTCTGGATGCTGCGCAGCCTGTTGGAGCTCAGGTTGGACAAGTCGGAGGTCACCACCAGAGAGCACTGTGGGAAATGTAGGCAAAAATGTGACACTGAATTTCTAAATTTAAAGTAATTGGTTAATAAATCCATTTTGGTACAAAGCTCTCAATAAGTATTGAAATGGATATCATAAATACAGAACATTTTTATCTCAGCATGCTAAGCTGCagtgtaaattttaaataataaataagttaatattctaattttactTCATATTTTTGCAAACCACAACTAAGAGCCAAACTAAAGGCTGTGAAACGGGTCAAGAAACCAGCTACTAAGCGTACAGTCAAACGCTACCAAGTGTACAGCTACAGCTTCTAAATGTGAAGCTAACAGCTAGTAAGTGTAAACCTTAAAGCTACTAGATGTTTAAGAGATGCATTAAGAGTAAGACTCACAAATACTAAGAGCAAAGCTAACAGTTACTAAGCATAAAGCTAACAGTCATTAAGTGTAAACCCGTTAAAGGTGAAGCTAAGCACAAAATGTAAAGCTGACAGCTATAATAAATAACCAGATATTGTAGGTTTACCAAGAGTAAAGCTAAAAGCTACTAAATGTAAAGATAATAGCTACTAGTAACAGCCATCAATCCAGACATTGTTATCCTATTAGCTACTAAATTTAAAGCTAATAGCTAAGCAGAGTGTGCAATTTAAAGTCAAGATAACATAAGCTAGCAGTTACTAAAGCTTTAGATATTTGAACAACTGAAGCTAACCACTTTTCAGAGTCTGGTTTATTACCTATAAATCTTGTATTATCTGGTTTATTAACACTGTTAAAGATTGTCAACAAAGGTTTACCAAAACGCTCAGGTAAAAATGGATTTTCCCACCTGTTTGTTGACTATGAAAGAAATGCTGCCTCCATTCAATGTCACTATTGatttcagcttcttcttctccttgaAAGGCAAGTTTTTGAGCTCCAGAAGAACTGAACAGTTGTCAAACACACCCATACTgcccaaagagaagaaaaaaacaaacaatagttAAACTCAAACAAGAAACAGATCTCCAACTTTTCCAGTCCTCTAATCATACAGTCAGGAATCCAGACTCACCTGCCCTTCACAAACTATATCAGGTGTCAACTTTCCAAATGAACTCTACAGGTAAGTATTATTAGTCctttattattttcaataatgattaatgatgtttttacaaaagtaGATCAGGATGTCATGCAGTTATTTGCTGATGACAGAGCTTTGTGGAGAAAGGTGAAAAATGTAAGATTAGTGTATGAGAAAATACAGAATGCTATTAAGTCTGTTGAAAATTGGGCTTATAACTGGGGAGTTAAATTCTCAGTAGGTAAAACAAAGACTGTCGTATTCAGTAGGAAGAAAATTCAggaaattgatttaaaaatgtatggagaaaaaatagaaaaagtgaGTAAACTTGGTTTTTTAGGAATCATGTTTGACTCCAAGCTTTTATGGGGTGATCATGTAAAGTATATTGAagggaaatgtaaaaaagttataAATATAATGAGGTGTTTAACAGGATTAGATTGGGgcgcaaataaaataaaattaaaaaagatttatGTTGCCTTGATCACATCAGTGTTGGATTACGGATGTGTAGTTTATAGGCAGGCTGCAAAAACAGTGATTAGTAAATTAGAAGTAATTCAGAATCAAGCTTTGAGATTATGCTGTGGAGCTTTGAAGACATCTCCATCTTTGGCAGTGCAAGTTGAAATGCGGGAGATTCCTTTATATTTAAGACAAAAGCAAATTATGCTGAATTATTGGGTGAGTTTGCAGGGACATAAAGAGGAGAATAATCCAGCAGTAAGAAACCTGAGACCTTGCTGGGAGAGCGGAAAAgctaaaatagactgttttgcatgggCAGCAGATAAAAGTATTAGGGAAAAAGGTATACAGGGAAAGAGATACGGTGCTACTGTGCCTTATCCAAGTACACCTTTCTGGTTATTTCCATATGCAAATGTTGATCTAGAAGTTTATAAAGAAATGCAGGTTAATAAAGATAGTAACTGGGTAAGTTTTGTAAATGACAGAATTAAGAATATGTATAAATcttttataattatatatacagATGGTTCAAAAGATttagtttcaaataaaacaggatTTGCTTATGCTATTCCTGAACTAGGTatatttatgaaacaaagaaCATTTGACCATTTAGCGATACTGATGGCCTTACAGTGGgtagagcaaaataaaattgaaaaattctTATATGTTCATATTCATTATCATCACTAATGTCTATTTTAAATGTCTCATCTGAAAGTGGTATGGAGTTGGTATACAAAATTTATGAAGTTATATTTAGAATGACACAAACTCAAATAAAGATTAGGTTTATGTGGATACCAGCTCATAAAGATATAGAAGGGAATGAAATGGCAGATCATTTAGCTAAGGtgtctttaaaacaaagtagaatTATGGAAAT carries:
- the parp4 gene encoding protein mono-ADP-ribosyltransferase PARP4 isoform X1 yields the protein MGVFDNCSVLLELKNLPFKEKKKLKSIVTLNGGSISFIVNKQCSLVVTSDLSNLSSNRLRSIQKNQTPVVGFDYLYKCVERGVLLSLDEYKMDTSSSLDPPPPWKSPQRAPLTYKGPTSSEGPAVEKNNQKFRIYKESDSALPAFPDDFQVAKYSVFGQENGSRFCVLELQSAKGEQGRRYRVARYLKDDVVSKKTAVMDRLVFLSTSEEALDVYKALSEELDRSELQRMSSLPAEAPHLGSAPLQQLLLEEKLNSDELSPDVAAFVELLWTEALGCLGNILRVPISRLSLNDVSRAEGLLLQAQRKLKEGNEEEASSLLDEVFTLLPHREPRPQSPTARFLSQKLDLCQLIRDVLNVSEMTLNDPKPSSVGKYRALRCHIEAIPRSSSVFQNVAALLADRSVQIQQIMRVNRAVELQTFQSEIGNVKPLLHSSSPSNFVGIMSRGLLLPHVGVEHHGITRTDVGNLGSGIYFGDALSTSLKYAKPSETDGSRLLLVCDVALGVSKDLYKRDQTLTKAPEGYHSVHGVRRTKKTTSDFEDDEYVVYSIDQVKIKYVVQFRKEGDEQKTFSPDINLTAEPIESAKNPGLTSEHVEEDLENVKNPLEDVKAGLLDSSGQQLPLQAVHVKCKLMDLLSQVIIFQKYTNQSSVPIEAKYVFPLDDSAAVCGFEAFINGKHVVGEVKEKETARKEYKQAIAKGHGAYLMDQDAPDVFTISVGNLPPGATVLIKVTFVSELVVRDGSILFSLPGSVAPWQESAALNQTTQVSVEKVCVANESAREFTLDMSVEMPFEISSLTCITHQVKIKRTDCKAVISVLPGQVMGSDGFQMSVTLSEVHLPRMWVEKHPDKNSQACMLVFYPNFEFDSSSEGSEVVLLLDTSESMKGESFQLAQKIALQVLKNLKNDVKINIVLFGTDHTEAFLTTQKLNKVQAEAKKFIKSCSSVGGSTELWRPLRALSLLLPSDGVRNLLLLSDGHIQNAAATLQLLRDNVQHSRLFTCGFSSTANRHMLRALAQAGGGAYEFFDSKAKYTWAEKVERQVKRMSSPGCSSVSVKWQQFNPRAPPVQAPKQLNALFNDCHTLVYGFVPHCTQATLLGDLRGQELQTMVSTTELQKTRGTFLHKLTARALIRDYEDGNLDITEAEHEGKKAELKSFIIDLSKEFSILSQFTSFVAIEERDSEKADDGVTDIPKLVAEEDVDFLPYINWSLPEDKEKVVVCDAELSEELDRDMMPAELCSTEERSRELKASADIDDMTSLSLQRILSLVKSTERDDDRFRELLEEVQTFTHIY
- the parp4 gene encoding protein mono-ADP-ribosyltransferase PARP4 isoform X3 — translated: MGVFDNCSVLLELKNLPFKEKKKLKSIVTLNGGSISFIVNKQCSLVVTSDLSNLSSNRLRSIQKNQTPVVGFDYLYKCVERGVLLSLDEYKMDTSSSLDPPPPWKSPQRAPLTYKGPTSSEGPAVEKNNQKFRIYKESDSALPAFPDDFQVAKYSVFGQENGSRFCVLELQSAKGEQGRRYRVARYLKDDVVSKKTAVMDRLVFLSTSEEALDVYKALSEELDRSELQRMSSLPAEAPHLGSAPLQQLLLEEKLNSDELSPDVAAFVELLWTEALGCLGNILRVPISRLSLNDVSRAEGLLLQAQRKLKEGNEEEASSLLDEVFTLLPHREPRPQSPTARFLSQKLDLCQLIRDVLNVSEMTLNDPKPSSVGKYRALRCHIEAIPRSSSVFQNVAALLADRSVQIQQIMRVNRAVELQTFQSEIGNVKPLLHSSSPSNFVGIMSRGLLLPHVGVEHHGITRTDVGNLGSGIYFGDALSTSLKYAKPSETDGSRLLLVCDVALGVSKDLYKRDQTLTKAPEGYHSVHGVRRTKKTTSDFEDDEYVVYSIDQVKIKYVVQFRKEGDEQKTFSPDINLTAEPIESAKNPGLTSEHVEEDLENVKNPLEDVKAGLLDSSGQQLPLQAVHVKCKLMDLLSQVIIFQKYTNQSSVPIEAKYVFPLDDSAAVCGFEAFINGKHVVGEVKEKETARKEYKQAIAKGHGAYLMDQDAPDVFTISVGNLPPGATVLIKVTFVSELVVRDGSILFSLPGSVAPWQESAALNQTTQVSVEKVCVANESAREFTLDMSVEMPFEISSLTCITHQVKIKRTDCKAVISVLPGQVMGSDGFQMSVTLSEVHLPRMWVEKHPDKNSQACMLVFYPNFEFDSSSEGSEVVLLLDTSESMKGESFQLAQKIALQVLKNLKNDVKINIVLFGTDHTEAFLTTQKLNKVQAEAKKFIKSCSSVGGSTELWRPLRALSLLLPSDGVRNLLLLSDGHIQNAAATLQLLRDNVQHSRLFTCGFSSTANRHMLRALAQAGGGAYEFFDSKAKYTWAEKVERQVKRMSSPGCSSVSVKWQQFNPRAPPVQAPKQLNALFNDCHTLVYGFVPHCTQATLLGDLRGQELQTMVSTTELQKTRGTFLHKLTARALIRDYEDGNLDITEAEHEGKKAELKSFIIDLSKEFSILSQFTSFVAIEERDSEKADDGVTDIPKLVAEEDVDFLPYINWSLPEDKEKVVVCDAELSEELDRDMMPAELCSTEEDIYR
- the parp4 gene encoding protein mono-ADP-ribosyltransferase PARP4 isoform X2, which translates into the protein MGVFDNCSVLLELKNLPFKEKKKLKSIVTLNGGSISFIVNKQCSLVVTSDLSNLSSNRLRSIQKNQTPVVGFDYLYKCVERGVLLSLDEYKMDTSSSLDPPPPWKSPQRAPLTYKGPTSSEGPAVEKNNQKFRIYKESDSALPAFPDDFQVAKYSVFGQENGSRFCVLELQSAKGEQGRRYRVARYLKDDVVSKKTAVMDRLVFLSTSEEALDVYKALSEELDRSELQRMSSLPAEAPHLGSAPLQQLLLEEKLNSDELSPDVAAFVELLWTEALGCLGNILRVPISRLSLNDVSRAEGLLLQAQRKLKEGNEEEASSLLDEVFTLLPHREPRPQSPTARFLSQKLDLCQLIRDVLNVSEMTLNDPKPSSVGKYRALRCHIEAIPRSSSVFQNVAALLADRSVQIQQIMRVNRAVELQTFQSEIGNVKPLLHSSSPSNFVGIMSRGLLLPHVGVEHHGITRTDVGNLGSGIYFGDALSTSLKYAKPSETDGSRLLLVCDVALGVSKDLYKRDQTLTKAPEGYHSVHGVRRTKKTTSDFEDDEYVVYSIDQVKIKYVVQFRKEGDEQKTFSPDINLTAEPIESAKNPGLTSEHVEEDLENVKNPLEDVKAGLLDSSGQQLPLQAVHVKCKLMDLLSQVIIFQKYTNQSSVPIEAKYVFPLDDSAAVCGFEAFINGKHVVGEVKEKETARKEYKQAIAKGHGAYLMDQDAPDVFTISVGNLPPGATVLIKVTFVSELVVRDGSILFSLPGSVAPWQESAALNQTTQVSVEKVCVANESAREFTLDMSVEMPFEISSLTCITHQVKIKRTDCKAVISVLPGQVMGSDGFQMSVTLSEVHLPRMWVEKHPDKNSQACMLVFYPNFEFDSSSEGSEVVLLLDTSESMKGESFQLAQKIALQVLKNLKNDVKINIVLFGTDHTEAFLTTQKLNKVQAEAKKFIKSCSSVGGSTELWRPLRALSLLLPSDGVRNLLLLSDGHIQNAAATLQLLRDNVQHSRLFTCGFSSTANRHMLRALAQAGGGAYEFFDSKAKYTWAEKVERQVKRMSSPGCSSVSVKWQQFNPRAPPVQAPKQLNALFNDCHTLVYGFVPHCTQATLLGDLRGQELQTMVSTTELQKTRGTFLHKLTARALIRDYEDGNLDITEAEHEGKKAELKSFIIDLSKEFSILSQFTSFVAIEERDSEKADDGVTDIPKLVAEEDVDFLPYINWSLPEDKEKVVVCDAELSEELDRDMMPAELCSTEEASADIDDMTSLSLQRILSLVKSTERDDDRFRELLEEVQTFTHIY